In a single window of the Veillonella sp. genome:
- a CDS encoding putative porin has product MKHQLAAVLAATAVLGVTTAFAANPFSDVTPDSWAYQSVSQLASAGIINGYPDGTFKGQKDITRFEMAQMIAKAMANQDRANAEQQAMINRLTDEFSNELNNLGVRVNRLEDRVGNVKVNGDVRLRYLGTKAMGPDFIRTQGEYSQKSQFDMRARVQFNAKINDKTDAVVRMTTDSIEFGNTYDDNTGEMTGAAYIDRAYVDHRFGKYVSAKVGRFNQVIGNGYFYDDVFDGAQINIGNDKIQFQGAHGYFLKGMFNGTSADMNDTVSYASLKGQPNKHISMGGFYARMNSPYNMGFIFRTFYGFHTDINFDKVWIGGEWLKAAHTEYGTGWTAGAGYGHYDIAKKGSWDVKAQYFNIDEKMGAVSSKWNLAYDSTQTESSGHLWFHGYKGWLGTVDYALQDNLGLSVYAGFKGKTKPEFANYNRSLANYYRVELNYQF; this is encoded by the coding sequence ATGAAACATCAATTGGCTGCTGTGTTGGCAGCGACGGCTGTGTTAGGTGTAACGACTGCATTCGCAGCGAATCCATTTTCTGATGTAACGCCAGATTCTTGGGCGTATCAATCCGTGTCTCAATTGGCGAGTGCGGGCATTATCAATGGCTATCCAGATGGGACTTTCAAAGGCCAAAAGGACATTACTCGTTTTGAAATGGCGCAAATGATTGCGAAGGCCATGGCGAATCAAGATCGCGCGAATGCAGAGCAACAAGCGATGATTAATCGTTTAACTGATGAATTTTCCAATGAGTTGAATAATTTGGGCGTTCGCGTCAATCGCTTAGAGGACCGCGTGGGTAATGTGAAAGTAAATGGTGATGTGCGTTTGCGGTATCTTGGTACTAAAGCGATGGGGCCTGACTTTATAAGAACTCAAGGGGAGTATAGCCAAAAGTCCCAATTTGATATGCGTGCACGTGTCCAATTCAATGCGAAGATTAATGACAAGACGGATGCGGTAGTGCGTATGACGACCGATTCTATTGAATTTGGTAATACTTACGATGATAATACAGGTGAAATGACTGGGGCAGCTTACATCGACCGTGCTTATGTGGATCATCGATTCGGCAAATATGTATCTGCAAAGGTAGGGCGCTTTAACCAAGTTATCGGCAATGGTTACTTCTATGACGATGTGTTTGACGGTGCTCAAATTAATATCGGCAACGATAAAATCCAATTCCAAGGGGCCCATGGCTATTTCTTAAAAGGGATGTTTAATGGTACCTCCGCAGATATGAATGATACCGTTAGTTATGCTAGCCTTAAAGGTCAGCCAAACAAACATATCAGCATGGGCGGTTTCTATGCTCGCATGAACTCACCATATAATATGGGCTTTATATTTAGAACGTTTTATGGTTTCCATACTGATATTAATTTTGATAAGGTTTGGATTGGTGGCGAATGGTTGAAAGCGGCCCATACGGAATATGGTACAGGCTGGACTGCCGGTGCAGGCTATGGTCATTATGATATTGCTAAAAAGGGCAGTTGGGATGTGAAAGCCCAATACTTCAATATTGATGAGAAGATGGGCGCTGTGTCTTCTAAATGGAACCTTGCTTATGATTCTACACAAACTGAAAGTAGTGGACATTTATGGTTCCACGGGTATAAAGGCTGGCTTGGTACTGTGGACTATGCATTGCAAGACAATCTAGGTCTTAGCGTATATGCTGGATTCAAAGGTAAAACAAAACCTGAATTTGCTAACTATAATCGTTCCTTGGCTAATTATTACCGCGTGGAGCTTAACTACCAATTCTAA
- a CDS encoding ATP/GTP-binding protein has product MRLLGFEIHNTNLFGKNLHIDLVATDKVSQLLTDNDNIERAYRIDSGASIYSQNLIAFTGLNATGKTTILEVIQILLQIVANDARLNDPHIKLIIQKIIGSTDGTKEKPIVFVMWFEIGKQILELTSSIIKRYILDDEYDFVYKNEILKVRSFSKLTKKNLFNFVRSKVVNQRTDFEDAKFLLDDMSIASMFKDKATKVLCSFEKYNTVRNIRPTIPDVSIIQCFDSAISCIEQSEGKDKYKLKFKKDGDSEYDLSYDELESILSSGTVKALHFFPALQSVLKAGGYILFDEIENHINKRLVEWILSLFENRDYNPHGACLIFTTHYPELLDTFVRKDNIYITRKRNDGTLEAVKYSDEIERNELLKSNVILGNSIKGTVPKYASMKAAEQALADTVK; this is encoded by the coding sequence GTGCGGTTATTAGGATTTGAAATACACAATACGAATTTGTTTGGTAAAAATTTACATATTGATTTAGTGGCAACAGATAAAGTAAGCCAATTACTTACTGATAATGACAACATAGAAAGAGCTTATAGGATTGATAGTGGAGCGTCTATTTATTCCCAAAATTTAATAGCTTTCACAGGTCTTAATGCGACAGGTAAGACAACGATTTTAGAGGTTATTCAGATATTGTTACAGATTGTTGCTAATGATGCTAGGTTGAATGATCCTCATATTAAACTAATTATTCAGAAAATTATAGGAAGTACTGATGGTACAAAAGAGAAACCAATAGTTTTTGTTATGTGGTTTGAAATTGGTAAACAAATATTAGAATTAACATCTTCAATCATAAAACGATATATATTGGACGATGAATATGATTTTGTTTATAAGAATGAGATATTGAAAGTACGATCGTTCTCAAAACTAACTAAAAAGAATCTATTTAATTTTGTACGCTCTAAGGTTGTTAATCAACGTACCGATTTTGAAGATGCTAAGTTTTTACTTGATGACATGAGTATTGCGAGCATGTTTAAGGATAAGGCAACAAAGGTACTTTGTTCGTTTGAAAAATATAATACCGTTCGGAATATACGACCTACGATTCCTGATGTGTCGATTATACAGTGTTTTGATAGTGCAATTAGTTGTATTGAACAGTCAGAGGGCAAAGATAAATATAAATTGAAATTCAAAAAAGATGGTGATTCTGAGTACGATTTATCCTATGATGAGTTGGAGTCTATCTTATCTTCTGGTACTGTAAAAGCATTGCACTTTTTTCCAGCTCTCCAATCCGTATTAAAAGCAGGCGGGTATATTCTATTCGACGAGATAGAAAATCATATTAATAAACGTCTTGTAGAATGGATTCTATCTTTATTTGAAAATCGCGATTATAACCCTCATGGGGCCTGCTTGATTTTTACAACTCATTACCCAGAACTGTTAGATACTTTTGTAAGAAAAGATAATATTTATATTACTCGTAAACGTAATGATGGAACATTAGAGGCTGTCAAATACAGTGATGAAATTGAACGTAATGAATTACTCAAATCAAACGTTATTTTAGGTAATTCAATTAAAGGAACAGTGCCTAAATATGCATCTATGAAAGCAGCAGAACAGGCGTTAGCGGATACTGTTAAATAG
- a CDS encoding CatB-related O-acetyltransferase, which translates to MDELVEKYGITEWEKLYLEGIRKIRGTSNPPEWLYKYSKKKYGWKDNLARYWFDKYIGIPIGKFTYGYRSYHEREMHSIGSFCSIGIDQHLVQNGHNINYVSTYGNFLDYKKDMPNADRSIRIGNDVWIGAHSIIRSGVTIGDGSVIGAGSVITKDVEPYTVVVGSNRVIKQRFSDSIVESLLSMKWWKWDDDKIFESMKYWSKIEEFIARYK; encoded by the coding sequence ATGGATGAGTTAGTAGAAAAATATGGGATTACGGAATGGGAAAAACTCTATTTGGAAGGTATACGAAAAATTAGAGGGACAAGTAATCCTCCTGAATGGTTATATAAATATTCAAAAAAGAAATATGGCTGGAAAGATAATTTAGCTAGATATTGGTTTGATAAATATATTGGTATACCAATTGGAAAATTCACATATGGCTATCGTTCTTATCATGAAAGAGAAATGCATTCAATAGGCAGTTTTTGTTCGATAGGTATTGATCAACATCTTGTTCAAAATGGTCATAATATTAATTATGTAAGTACATATGGAAATTTTCTTGATTATAAGAAAGATATGCCTAATGCGGATAGAAGTATTAGAATTGGTAATGATGTATGGATTGGAGCTCATAGTATTATTAGAAGTGGTGTAACTATCGGTGATGGATCCGTTATAGGAGCAGGTAGTGTTATTACAAAGGATGTAGAGCCATACACAGTTGTTGTAGGTAGTAATCGAGTTATAAAACAACGATTTTCTGATAGTATAGTCGAATCTTTATTATCCATGAAATGGTGGAAATGGGATGATGATAAAATCTTTGAAAGTATGAAGTATTGGTCTAAAATTGAAGAGTTTATAGCAAGGTATAAATAA
- a CDS encoding DegT/DnrJ/EryC1/StrS family aminotransferase, giving the protein MTIQVLKPKYHVEECLNEIRECLEIGWTGLGFKTVEFENKWKEYTGHENAHFLNSATVGLHLAVEILKKENGWENGDEIITTPITFVSTNHAVLYEKLVPRFADVDEYLCLDPEDVKRKINDKTRAVIFVGYGGRVGQLDKIIEICKEHNLKLILDAAHMAGTRVNGQMPGTWNGVDVTVYSFQAVKNLPTADSGMICFHNKKYDEICRKLTWLGINKDTYARNSGTKGSYKWKYDVEYLGYKDHGNSIMAAIGLVELKYLDETNKYRRELARYYDEIFKNEPKIQIIGAPHADECSYHIYEIAVDNRDGLLEYLQENDIYPGVHYRDNTEYEMYSYDNGKCPNAHRMSNRIITMPLHMYLTKDDVKMIANKVIEFVNA; this is encoded by the coding sequence ATGACAATTCAAGTATTAAAACCTAAATATCATGTAGAAGAATGTTTAAATGAAATCAGAGAATGTCTTGAAATAGGTTGGACTGGTCTTGGTTTCAAAACAGTAGAATTTGAAAATAAATGGAAAGAATATACTGGTCATGAGAATGCTCATTTCTTAAACTCTGCTACTGTTGGATTACATTTAGCAGTAGAAATCTTAAAAAAAGAAAATGGTTGGGAAAATGGTGATGAAATCATAACTACACCAATTACTTTTGTATCTACGAATCATGCTGTTTTATATGAAAAATTAGTACCTCGTTTTGCTGATGTAGATGAATATCTTTGTTTAGATCCTGAAGATGTAAAACGAAAAATTAATGATAAAACTAGAGCTGTTATTTTCGTTGGTTATGGTGGTCGTGTTGGTCAATTAGATAAAATTATTGAAATTTGTAAAGAACATAATCTTAAGTTAATACTTGATGCGGCTCACATGGCTGGTACTCGTGTGAATGGACAAATGCCAGGTACATGGAATGGTGTAGATGTAACTGTCTATTCATTTCAAGCTGTTAAAAATTTACCAACTGCTGATAGTGGCATGATTTGTTTCCATAATAAAAAATATGATGAAATTTGCCGTAAATTGACATGGTTAGGTATTAATAAGGATACGTATGCTCGTAATAGTGGTACAAAGGGTTCTTATAAATGGAAATATGATGTAGAGTACCTTGGTTATAAAGATCATGGTAATTCGATTATGGCTGCTATTGGATTAGTGGAACTTAAGTATTTGGACGAAACAAATAAATATCGCCGTGAATTAGCTAGATACTATGATGAGATATTTAAAAACGAGCCTAAAATCCAAATTATAGGTGCACCACATGCTGATGAATGTTCTTATCATATCTATGAAATTGCTGTAGATAATCGAGATGGTTTACTTGAATATTTACAAGAAAATGATATCTATCCAGGTGTTCATTATCGTGATAATACAGAGTATGAAATGTACTCTTATGATAATGGTAAATGTCCTAATGCGCATAGAATGTCTAATAGAATTATTACAATGCCACTTCATATGTATTTAACAAAAGATGATGTGAAAATGATTGCTAATAAAGTTATTGAGTTTGTGAATGCATAA
- the tagD gene encoding glycerol-3-phosphate cytidylyltransferase: protein MKKVITYGTFDLLHYGHINLLKRAKQMGDYLVVCLSTDEFNKNSKNKECYFSYEIRKQLLESIRYVDLVIPENNWDQKIDDIKEFGIDTFVMGDDWKGKFDFLKDYCEVIYLPRTKEISTTKIKKDLEKNRV from the coding sequence ATGAAAAAAGTTATTACATATGGAACATTTGATTTGCTACATTATGGGCATATTAACTTATTAAAGAGAGCAAAACAAATGGGAGATTATTTAGTTGTTTGCCTTTCTACAGATGAGTTTAATAAGAATAGTAAAAATAAAGAATGTTATTTTAGTTATGAGATTCGAAAACAATTGTTGGAGTCAATTCGCTATGTTGATTTAGTTATTCCTGAGAATAATTGGGATCAGAAAATTGATGATATTAAAGAATTTGGAATTGATACGTTTGTCATGGGAGATGATTGGAAGGGAAAATTTGATTTTCTAAAAGATTATTGTGAGGTAATTTATTTGCCTAGAACAAAAGAAATATCGACTACAAAGATAAAGAAAGATTTGGAAAAAAATAGAGTATAG
- the rfbB gene encoding dTDP-glucose 4,6-dehydratase yields the protein MNIIVTGGAGFIGGNFVHMMVAKYPEDHIICVDALTYAGNLETLEPVKDKSNFSFVKADIADRQAIYKIFEQYKPDIVINFAAESHVDRSIENPEIFLRTNIMGTAVLMDACRKYGIQRYHQVSTDEVYGDLPLDRPDLFFTEETPIHTSSPYSSSKASADLLVLAYHRTYGLPVTISRCSNNYGPYHFPEKLIPLMIINAFNNKQLPVYGDGMNVRDWLYVEDHCEAIDLIVRKGRVGEVYNIGGHNERANIDVVKTILSTLGKDESLITYVTDRPGHDQRYAIDPTKINDELGWLPKTSFDEGIKRTIQWYMDNQDWWKHIISGEYKRIN from the coding sequence ATGAATATTATTGTAACTGGTGGTGCTGGATTTATCGGTGGTAACTTTGTACATATGATGGTAGCGAAGTATCCAGAAGACCATATTATATGCGTTGATGCACTAACCTATGCAGGTAATTTAGAAACGTTAGAACCCGTAAAAGATAAGTCTAATTTTTCTTTCGTGAAAGCAGACATTGCAGATAGACAAGCTATTTATAAAATATTTGAGCAATATAAGCCAGATATAGTTATTAATTTTGCAGCAGAATCTCATGTGGATAGAAGTATTGAGAATCCGGAAATATTCTTACGTACGAATATTATGGGAACTGCTGTATTAATGGATGCTTGTCGTAAATATGGAATTCAGCGATATCATCAAGTATCCACAGATGAAGTGTATGGTGATTTACCACTGGATCGACCAGATTTATTCTTTACAGAAGAAACACCGATTCATACATCGAGTCCATATTCATCATCTAAAGCATCTGCTGATTTATTAGTATTGGCCTACCATAGAACGTATGGTTTACCTGTAACAATCTCACGTTGTTCGAATAACTATGGACCATATCACTTTCCAGAAAAATTGATTCCATTGATGATTATTAATGCTTTCAATAATAAACAATTACCTGTATATGGGGATGGAATGAATGTACGCGATTGGTTATATGTAGAAGATCATTGTGAGGCCATTGATTTAATCGTTAGAAAAGGTCGTGTAGGAGAGGTTTATAATATTGGTGGACATAATGAACGTGCTAATATTGATGTAGTAAAAACAATTTTATCTACATTAGGAAAAGATGAATCGTTAATTACTTATGTCACAGACCGACCAGGGCATGACCAACGGTATGCTATAGATCCTACTAAAATCAATGATGAATTAGGATGGTTGCCAAAAACATCTTTTGATGAGGGAATAAAGAGAACTATTCAATGGTATATGGATAATCAAGACTGGTGGAAACATATAATTAGTGGGGAATATAAAAGAATAAATTAA
- the rfbC gene encoding dTDP-4-dehydrorhamnose 3,5-epimerase, translated as MGIKITETGIPGLVIIEPQVFGDHRGFFMESWNKRIMEEAGLFYNFVQDNHSSSTVKGTLRGIHFQYGDKAQAKLVRCVRGAVLDVAVDLRKDSPTYKQWFAIELSEENQKQFLIPRGFGHGFVTLTDHVEFMYKADNYYAPESDGGIRWNDPILAINWGIENPILSEKDTKSPFFDELENKISFTMADSRQ; from the coding sequence ATGGGAATTAAGATTACCGAAACAGGTATCCCAGGACTTGTGATTATTGAACCACAAGTCTTTGGCGATCACCGAGGATTCTTTATGGAATCATGGAATAAGCGAATTATGGAAGAAGCTGGCTTATTTTATAATTTCGTACAAGATAATCATTCATCATCTACTGTAAAAGGCACATTGCGTGGTATTCATTTCCAATATGGGGATAAGGCACAAGCAAAATTAGTACGATGTGTCCGTGGTGCAGTACTTGATGTAGCAGTTGATCTTCGCAAGGATAGTCCTACCTATAAGCAATGGTTTGCTATTGAACTTAGTGAAGAAAATCAAAAACAATTTCTAATCCCTCGAGGCTTTGGACATGGTTTTGTAACCCTAACAGATCATGTTGAGTTTATGTATAAAGCAGATAACTATTACGCTCCAGAATCAGATGGTGGTATTCGATGGAATGATCCTATATTAGCCATTAATTGGGGTATAGAAAATCCTATCCTATCTGAGAAGGATACCAAATCTCCATTCTTTGATGAATTAGAAAATAAGATATCCTTTACAATGGCAGATAGTAGACAATAG
- the rfbA gene encoding glucose-1-phosphate thymidylyltransferase RfbA translates to MKGIILAGGSGTRLYPLTLVTSKQLLPVYDKPMIFYPLSILMLAEIKDILIISTPQDLPNFERLLGDGSRYGINLQYKEQPSPDGLAQAFIIGEEFIDGDSCAMILGDNIFYGAGMRKQLQEAAQATSGATVFGYHVEDPERFGVVEFDENGLVKSIEEKPKHPKSNYAVTGLYFYDKDVCKLAKKVTPSDRGELEITDLNKMYLERGDLRVHTLGRGYSWLDTGTVDSLSDASEFVRVIQTRSGIEISALEEIAYRNKWISKEQLLESAKLYGKSPYGKHLRRVAEGQIQG, encoded by the coding sequence ATGAAGGGGATTATTTTAGCTGGTGGATCAGGGACACGTCTATATCCACTAACATTAGTAACATCTAAGCAATTATTGCCTGTTTATGATAAACCAATGATATTTTATCCATTATCTATACTTATGTTAGCAGAGATTAAGGATATCTTGATTATATCAACACCGCAGGATTTACCTAATTTTGAACGCTTATTAGGTGATGGTTCTAGATATGGCATTAATTTACAATATAAAGAGCAACCATCCCCAGATGGATTAGCACAAGCTTTTATTATTGGTGAAGAATTTATTGATGGTGATTCTTGTGCCATGATTTTGGGCGATAATATTTTTTATGGTGCAGGGATGAGAAAACAATTGCAAGAAGCTGCACAGGCCACGAGTGGTGCGACTGTATTTGGTTATCATGTAGAAGATCCAGAACGATTTGGTGTTGTTGAATTTGATGAAAATGGATTAGTAAAATCTATTGAAGAAAAACCAAAACATCCTAAATCAAATTATGCCGTTACAGGGTTATATTTTTATGATAAAGACGTTTGTAAATTGGCTAAAAAGGTAACACCATCTGATCGTGGAGAATTAGAAATTACAGATTTAAATAAGATGTACTTAGAACGTGGTGATTTACGTGTTCACACACTTGGTAGAGGATATTCTTGGTTAGATACAGGAACTGTGGATTCTCTTAGTGATGCATCCGAATTTGTTCGAGTTATTCAAACACGGTCTGGTATTGAAATATCTGCATTAGAGGAAATTGCGTATCGTAATAAATGGATTAGTAAAGAACAATTACTAGAAAGTGCAAAGCTATATGGCAAATCACCATATGGTAAACATTTACGGCGTGTAGCAGAGGGGCAAATACAAGGATAG
- a CDS encoding glycosyltransferase — MNICIVTNHRNSAMFSNNLIEANHQLSNNTYIFELNYNKNIQDERKRLLEFIDRNNIELALFLNDFRFPNKLYFINEDIAKKVDCRLWVWDSIHDVQSLGNHINLYSNIYSIEINDVIQLEKYCSITAHYLPLYAGPEFYSSPREVTDVQDLDIFFIGTIAGSKKRLELLEAAAKVAYENNYKMLVLGRVWHSHHWYQEIIGKFKFGLKYPYLSKVVKNKVLSPEEVIKYYKRTKINLNIHIEGHTCYNCRTFEVMGNNNFLLSDIQNKYDLQLEELVHFDCYSDTNELVEKIKYYLEHELERNKIAYSGGCIIREKYNLTNALKLIFS; from the coding sequence ATGAATATTTGTATTGTAACTAATCATAGAAATAGTGCTATGTTTTCTAATAATTTGATAGAGGCAAATCATCAGTTAAGTAATAATACTTATATATTTGAATTAAATTATAATAAAAATATACAAGATGAAAGAAAACGTTTATTGGAGTTTATAGATAGAAATAATATAGAATTAGCATTATTTCTTAATGATTTTCGTTTTCCAAATAAGTTATATTTTATTAATGAAGATATAGCTAAAAAGGTTGATTGTCGTTTATGGGTTTGGGATTCTATTCATGATGTACAATCATTGGGTAATCATATTAATTTATATTCAAATATTTATTCTATTGAGATTAATGATGTAATTCAATTAGAAAAATATTGTTCTATTACTGCACATTATTTACCTTTATATGCAGGTCCAGAATTTTATTCTTCGCCTAGAGAGGTAACAGATGTACAAGATTTGGATATCTTTTTTATAGGAACTATTGCAGGATCTAAAAAAAGATTAGAACTATTAGAAGCAGCTGCTAAGGTAGCTTATGAGAATAATTATAAGATGTTAGTTTTAGGTCGTGTATGGCATAGTCATCATTGGTATCAGGAAATTATAGGTAAATTTAAATTTGGTCTTAAATACCCTTACTTATCTAAAGTAGTCAAAAATAAGGTGCTATCTCCAGAAGAGGTTATTAAATATTATAAACGAACCAAAATTAATCTGAATATTCATATAGAAGGTCATACTTGTTATAATTGTCGAACCTTTGAGGTAATGGGTAATAATAATTTTCTATTAAGTGATATCCAAAATAAGTATGATTTACAGTTAGAGGAATTAGTACATTTTGATTGTTATAGTGATACTAATGAATTAGTTGAGAAGATAAAATATTATCTTGAACATGAACTTGAAAGAAATAAAATAGCTTATTCGGGTGGTTGTATTATAAGAGAAAAATATAATTTGACAAATGCATTAAAATTAATTTTTTCTTAG
- a CDS encoding phosphorylcholine transferase LicD, with protein MNEPIKGKELKSVLLKTLLRFNEFCTKNNIKYTIAYGTALGAIRHKGFIPWDDDIDVIMMRPEYEKFEKAWKQYILNSTDRYKLWPEMDEENYFMAFCAKFFDTETVLYEHFSKGKVVEYGVYIDIFVLDHIPVEKNEQRKLFMDVRFYWKWIQHFQRHFKKWNRFVRKYHLPLPNLDTMAKKLMECKNKYNRQLTPVVSLTQDYQKKTDFNKSIYKYDWFKEFIEVEFENNKVPIIKEYDDMLKQTYGDYMKLPSKEQQVGHNVEAYWK; from the coding sequence ATGAATGAACCAATAAAGGGGAAAGAACTCAAATCTGTATTATTGAAAACTTTATTACGATTTAATGAGTTTTGTACAAAGAATAATATTAAATATACGATTGCTTATGGAACAGCATTGGGGGCTATTCGACATAAAGGCTTTATCCCTTGGGACGATGATATTGATGTTATCATGATGCGCCCAGAATATGAAAAATTTGAAAAAGCTTGGAAACAATATATATTAAATAGTACAGATCGTTATAAACTATGGCCTGAAATGGATGAAGAGAATTACTTTATGGCATTTTGTGCTAAGTTTTTTGATACGGAAACTGTTTTATATGAACATTTTTCAAAGGGAAAAGTAGTTGAATATGGTGTGTATATTGATATTTTTGTATTAGATCATATTCCTGTTGAAAAAAATGAACAACGTAAATTATTTATGGATGTTAGATTCTATTGGAAATGGATTCAACACTTTCAACGGCACTTTAAAAAGTGGAATAGATTCGTACGTAAATACCATTTACCATTACCTAATTTAGATACGATGGCAAAAAAGTTGATGGAATGTAAGAACAAATATAATAGACAATTAACACCTGTTGTATCATTGACACAAGATTATCAAAAGAAAACTGATTTTAATAAATCTATTTATAAATATGATTGGTTTAAAGAATTTATAGAAGTAGAGTTTGAAAATAATAAAGTACCTATTATTAAAGAATATGATGATATGCTAAAGCAAACATACGGTGATTATATGAAGTTACCGTCAAAGGAACAACAAGTAGGTCATAATGTTGAAGCGTATTGGAAGTAA
- a CDS encoding glycosyltransferase, with translation MNILLVNTTKMVGDTGGLAKVTSAFANEMYKRGHTVSVIYADERSGDFFFPIDEDIKCYDVRLQNGKRIKYPISLRLKREFYRLFSKQKARTVNSDFFYKYICPYMGKIIKGIQPDIIVSFTPGTSKSLIIDLNLQDKVPIITMSHGNPEDYFDFYPVLSLEAVKKSDVNQVLLPSFKKVLEGHLPNNKIVVIGNVVPQFNNQVDLTKPKDVHKILFIGRLAKGHKRPHLLIEAFSKVADQFPNWIVELWGADENKAYKAQLELMIKQANLSDRILFKGITKDVESVLSTGDIYAMMSASEGFGLSMAEAMAKGLPVIACDTWLGVSDMVQDGYNGILVKDNPTDIALGLEKLMGNSELCSALGRQAVDSMKRFAPDIIWSQWENLLFSMIKK, from the coding sequence ATGAATATTTTACTAGTAAATACGACTAAGATGGTTGGAGATACAGGCGGATTAGCAAAAGTAACCAGTGCTTTTGCTAATGAAATGTATAAACGAGGACATACTGTATCAGTTATTTATGCTGATGAACGTAGTGGTGATTTTTTCTTTCCTATAGATGAGGATATAAAGTGTTATGATGTACGATTACAGAATGGAAAACGAATCAAATATCCGATTTCATTACGTTTAAAACGTGAGTTTTATCGATTATTTAGTAAACAAAAAGCTCGTACTGTAAACAGTGATTTCTTTTATAAATATATTTGCCCTTATATGGGAAAGATAATAAAAGGTATTCAGCCAGATATTATTGTTTCATTCACGCCAGGTACTTCTAAAAGTTTAATCATTGATTTAAATTTACAAGATAAAGTTCCTATTATTACTATGAGTCATGGTAATCCAGAAGATTATTTTGATTTTTATCCTGTTTTGTCTTTAGAAGCTGTAAAGAAATCTGATGTAAATCAAGTGCTATTACCATCATTTAAAAAAGTATTAGAAGGACATCTTCCTAATAATAAAATTGTGGTTATAGGAAATGTAGTACCACAATTTAATAATCAAGTAGACTTAACAAAACCAAAAGATGTACATAAAATTTTATTTATAGGTCGTTTGGCAAAGGGACATAAGCGACCTCACTTATTAATTGAAGCTTTTTCTAAAGTGGCAGATCAATTTCCAAATTGGATTGTTGAATTGTGGGGGGCTGATGAAAATAAAGCCTATAAAGCACAATTAGAATTGATGATAAAACAGGCAAATTTATCAGATAGAATTCTATTTAAAGGTATTACTAAGGATGTGGAATCTGTTTTATCAACAGGGGATATATATGCCATGATGAGTGCATCAGAAGGTTTTGGTTTATCTATGGCTGAAGCGATGGCTAAAGGGTTACCGGTGATAGCTTGTGATACATGGCTTGGTGTATCAGATATGGTACAAGATGGATATAATGGAATCTTAGTAAAAGATAATCCTACAGATATAGCGCTAGGTTTAGAAAAGCTTATGGGGAATTCTGAATTATGTTCTGCATTGGGAAGACAAGCAGTAGATTCGATGAAACGATTTGCACCAGATATTATATGGTCTCAATGGGAAAATCTATTATTCAGTATGATAAAAAAATAG